The following proteins come from a genomic window of Triticum aestivum cultivar Chinese Spring chromosome 6A, IWGSC CS RefSeq v2.1, whole genome shotgun sequence:
- the LOC123129823 gene encoding uncharacterized protein — MDPEMRDRVRKREEEDDEMMLFVFPALHLIETDGVALRERRIPRHTSSLTEVTMMTARGSPRLSLLKKAVERDRASPPTSSVTKRMRGSPKEDRAQWNASLEKDLVDLLREHDTPEHKGQNGWSSEAWNTIVKKFHQKNPYARYEKKKIQEKEKELKREYKMIKEIRKQSGVSWDDRQCRILADPPLWKNIIISHPKVGKFKTKAFPLFEALGELHDGQTAKGTYNFTSIESSHCSTQLDLENLGGASKNQGETSVDGENLGGERVQIDEDVEEVYVQENIDVEPEQTQPNLATAPSRNGEEKEPKRRRGANGDVAAMMEKYLDIRTKQVEDERNKPKVVDEYSIKNCIDLLKTMEITLEEEVKAFRVFKIP, encoded by the exons ATGGATCCTGAAATGAGGGATCGTGTTAGGAaaagggaggaggaggatgacgaaATGATGTTATTTGTTTTCCCTGCACTACATTTGATAGAGACCGATGGAGTTGCTCTTAGGGAGCGGAGGATTCCGCGTCATACATCATCGCTAACAG AAGTCACTATGATGACTGCTCGAGGGTCACCAAGGTTGAGCCTCCTCAAAAAAGCTGTCGAAAGGGATAGAGCATCACCTCCTACAAGCAGTGTGACAAAGAGGATGAGAGGGTCTCCCAAAG AAGATAGAGCACAGTGGAATGCAAGCCTTGAGAAAGATCTTGTGGACTTGCTTCGTGAGCATGATACACCTGAACATAAGGGTCAAAATGGATGGAGCTCAGAAGCATGGAATACGATAGTGAAGAAATTCCACCAAAAGAATCCTTATGCTAGGTACGAGAAGAAGAAAAtccaagaaaaggaaaaagagttgAAAAGAGAATACAAGATGATCAAAGAGATAAGGAAGCAAAGCGGCGTTTCATGGGATGACCGGCAGTGCAGGATTCTAGCGGATCCACCACTTTGGAAAAACATCATCATA TCACACCCTAAAGTTGGAAAGTTCAAGACAAAAGCCTTCCCTCTTTTTGAAGCTTTGGGAGAATTGCATGATG GCCAAACTGCAAAAGGGACATATAACTTCACCTCTATCGAGTCATCACATTGCTCAACCCAATTAGATCTCGAGAATCTTGGAGGAGCTAGcaagaatcaaggagaaacatcagTTGATGGTGAGAATCTTGGAGGAGAAAGGGTGCAGATTGATGAAGATGTTGAGGAGGTTTACGTGCAAGAAAACATTGATGTGGAGCCCGAGCAAACTCAACCAAATTTGGCTACTGCACCCTCAAGAAATGGAGAAGAGAAAGAACcaaagagaaggaggggggcgaatGGTGATGTGGCTGCAATGATGGAGAAGTACTTGGACATAAGGACGAAGCAGGTGGAGGATGAGAGGAATAAGCCAAAGGTCGTGGATGAGTACTCTATCAAAAACTGCATTGATCTGCTGAAAACAATGGAGATCACACTTGAAGAAGAAGTCAAGGCTTTCCGAGTCTTCAAGATCCCCTAG
- the LOC123129824 gene encoding uncharacterized protein: protein MMTARGSPRLSLLKKAIERDRASPPTSSVTKRMRGSPKEDRAQWNASLEKDLVDLLREHDTPEHKGQNGWSSEAWNTIVKKFHQKNPYARYEKKKIQEKEKELKREYKMIKEIRKQSGVSWDDRQCGILADPPLWKNIIISHPKAGKFKTKAFPLFEALGELHDGQTAKGTYNFTSIESSHCSTQLDLENLGGASKNQGETSVDGENLGGERVQIDEDVEEVYVQENIDVEPEQTQPNLATAPSRNGEEKEPKRRRGRMVMWLQ from the exons ATGATGACTGCTCGAGGGTCACCAAGGTTGAGCCTCCTCAAAAAAGCTATCGAAAGGGATAGAGCATCACCTCCTACAAGCAGTGTGACAAAGAGGATGAGAGGGTCTCCCAAAG AAGATAGAGCACAGTGGAATGCAAGCCTTGAGAAAGATCTTGTGGACTTGCTTCGTGAGCATGATACACCTGAACATAAGGGTCAAAATGGATGGAGCTCAGAAGCATGGAATACGATAGTGAAGAAATTCCACCAAAAGAATCCTTATGCTAGGTACGAGAAGAAGAAAAtccaagaaaaggaaaaagagttgAAAAGAGAATACAAGATGATCAAAGAGATAAGGAAGCAAAGCGGCGTTTCATGGGACGACCGGCAGTGCGGGATTCTAGCGGATCCACCACTTTGGAAAAACATCATCATA TCACACCCTAAAGCTGGAAAGTTCAAGACAAAAGCCTTCCCTCTTTTTGAAGCTTTGGGAGAATTGCATGATG GCCAAACTGCAAAAGGGACATATAACTTCACCTCTATCGAGTCATCACATTGCTCAACCCAATTAGATCTCGAGAATCTTGGAGGAGCTAGcaagaatcaaggagaaacatcagTTGATGGTGAGAATCTTGGAGGAGAAAGGGTGCAGATTGATGAAGATGTTGAGGAGGTTTACGTGCAAGAAAACATTGATGTGGAGCCCGAGCAAACTCAACCAAATTTGGCTACTGCACCCTCAAGAAATGGAGAAGAGAAGGAACCAAAGAGAAGGAGGGGGCGAATGGTGATGTGGCTGCAATGA
- the LOC123131408 gene encoding zinc finger A20 and AN1 domain-containing stress-associated protein 12-like: MAHGQESSPTQAAGAGTAVLCANGCGFYGNAATENMCSKCYRDHLKATDMVAPAVEGKTMVKADDAANLAFNLKTSLSLQDHSAAAAAEVPTAEAPAKKPTRCMACKKKVGLLGFACRCGGTFCSLHRYVDGHACDFDYKKAGREKIVQQNPLVVAPKIQNKI, translated from the coding sequence ATGGCGCACGGGCAGGAGTCGTCGCCGACGCAGGCCGCCGGCGCCGGCACCGCAGTGCTGTGCGCGAACGGCTGCGGGTTCTACGGGAACGCGGCGACCGAGAACATGTGCTCCAAGTGCTACCGCGACCACCTCAAGGCCACCGACATGGTTGCCCCCGCCGTCGAGGGGAAGACGATGGTCAAGGCCGACGACGCGGCCAACCTCGCCTTCAACCTCAAGACGTCGCTGAGCCTGCAGGATCACTCTGCAGCTGCCGCCGCCGAGGTGCCGACCGCCGAAGCGCCGGCGAAGAAGCCGACCAGGTGCATGGCGTGCAAGAAGAAGGTGGGGCTGCTGGGGTTCGCCTGCAGGTGCGGTGGCACCTTCTGCTCGCTGCACCGCTACGTGGACGGGCATGCGTGCGACTTCGACTACAAGAAGGCCGGCCGTGAGAAGATCGTGCAGCAGAACCCTCTCGTCGTGGCACCCAAGATCCAGAACAAGATTTGA